A window from Candidatus Arthromitus sp. SFB-rat-Yit encodes these proteins:
- a CDS encoding HAMP domain-containing histidine kinase: MDKFYILEKRKLLDEVYKIISSKDINTVLGTISDIEKETSTVIVYTENIEDIDILNEYIFTSFFKKDIKLNKFWITEDAINKLNITSVNNIYNQEIVKYKFYTKMFKKDDYIFVVGTTLSDVNEIIEIINKFIVLISLFSIFINWILVNVNIGIITKHIKNIKYLLRDIESLNFRTEGIKMCDEMGDLSRSINQMSDSLRKAHGEINSQNLKLKELLCNVAHEIKTPLSIIKVYAQGIWI, encoded by the coding sequence ATGGACAAGTTTTATATATTGGAAAAAAGAAAATTATTAGATGAGGTTTATAAGATTATATCTTCAAAAGATATAAATACCGTTTTAGGTACAATTAGTGATATAGAGAAAGAAACATCTACAGTTATTGTTTATACGGAGAATATAGAGGATATTGATATTTTAAATGAGTATATTTTTACATCATTTTTTAAAAAAGATATAAAACTAAATAAATTTTGGATTACAGAGGATGCAATAAATAAATTAAATATAACGAGTGTAAATAATATATACAATCAAGAAATTGTTAAGTATAAATTTTATACTAAAATGTTTAAAAAAGATGATTACATATTTGTTGTTGGAACAACTTTATCAGATGTAAATGAAATAATTGAGATAATAAATAAATTTATAGTATTAATAAGTTTATTTTCTATCTTTATTAATTGGATACTTGTGAATGTAAATATAGGTATAATTACAAAACATATTAAAAATATAAAATATCTGTTAAGGGATATTGAGTCCTTAAATTTTAGGACGGAAGGTATAAAAATGTGTGACGAGATGGGGGATTTATCTAGAAGTATAAATCAAATGAGTGATAGTTTAAGGAAAGCTCATGGGGAAATAAATTCTCAAAATCTTAAATTAAAGGAATTGCTGTGTAATGTTGCTCATGAGATAAAGACCCCCTTGTCTATTATAAAAGTATATGCCCAAGGAATATGGATTTGA
- a CDS encoding AAA family ATPase: protein MNKIITIGREFGSGGREFGKRLAEYLGIAYYDKEIITEISKKTQLAEEYIQAIEDKPISTFPITIGNSFYAIFNPISENVEVSVYAEQNNILVDMAKRSSCVIIGRCADYILEEFNPFRIFIYSDMKTKISRCIERVPEGENLSEKQLKNQIISIDKNRAKYYQFITGNKWGDRLNYDLCVNTSSLSIKYAAEYIGKMIESKM from the coding sequence ATGAATAAAATAATTACTATAGGTCGTGAATTTGGAAGCGGCGGAAGAGAGTTTGGTAAAAGACTTGCGGAGTATTTAGGCATTGCATATTATGATAAGGAGATAATAACAGAAATATCAAAAAAGACACAGCTTGCAGAAGAATATATTCAGGCTATTGAAGATAAACCAATTTCCACATTTCCTATTACCATAGGAAATAGTTTTTATGCAATTTTTAATCCTATTTCAGAAAATGTAGAAGTAAGTGTTTATGCAGAACAAAATAATATTTTAGTTGATATGGCAAAAAGATCTAGTTGTGTTATTATAGGAAGATGTGCAGATTATATACTTGAAGAATTTAATCCATTTAGAATATTTATTTATTCAGATATGAAAACAAAGATTAGTAGATGTATTGAGAGAGTTCCTGAAGGTGAAAATTTAAGTGAAAAGCAATTGAAAAATCAAATTATAAGTATAGATAAAAATAGAGCTAAGTATTATCAATTTATAACTGGAAATAAATGGGGAGATAGATTGAACTATGATTTATGTGTAAACACTAGTTCTTTATCCATAAAATATGCGGCAGAGTATATTGGGAAAATGATTGAAAGTAAAATGTAA
- a CDS encoding response regulator transcription factor gives MRIMIVDDERKLVNILKTYFEKEGFDVIYSFNGEDAIDKFYSNKIDLVILDWMIPGLSGNEVCRYIDEYIKKPFDIRFLIMRVNKLLNFDKDISFKDIRINIRDKVVYKNDKNLNLTKLEFDLLSYFIRNKGVILSRDRIIN, from the coding sequence ATGAGGATTATGATTGTAGATGATGAAAGAAAATTGGTTAATATACTCAAGACTTATTTTGAAAAAGAGGGATTTGATGTAATTTATTCATTTAACGGTGAGGATGCTATAGATAAATTTTATTCAAATAAAATAGATTTGGTTATTTTGGATTGGATGATTCCTGGGTTAAGTGGAAATGAAGTATGTAGGTACATAGATGAATATATTAAGAAACCTTTTGATATTAGATTTTTAATTATGAGAGTAAATAAATTGCTAAATTTTGATAAGGATATTAGCTTTAAAGATATTAGGATTAATATAAGAGATAAAGTGGTGTATAAAAATGATAAAAATTTAAATTTAACTAAGTTGGAGTTTGATCTATTAAGTTATTTTATAAGAAATAAGGGAGTTATATTATCAAGGGATAGGATAATTAATTAA
- a CDS encoding phosphodiester glycosidase family protein, producing MGKQFNHQNINYIEMDLNLINQTYSLMCHKSQNITNGKSTLNDQVNQEQKNGNNIIGAINGDFFNMSSGIPVCSNLINGEIFSTSLTKDEEIMRPCFTIFENNRIDIDNYHFTGYINLIDSNSYKTQINIDSINRSDYLEDTVNIFNCKDNEASTIFLPNNKEDALIISIIPNNKNTSFYNKNLISGKIKEIINDPPNIYKIKNDEIIVISYDKKKALFNNAFIDMDVEINFEIRKSSNYSTPKIKHLLTGHEFILYDNQILPQNYFSRTWSQESTTSKNHRTALALTNRNTLLALTVDKKNDFKGMSLVELAHFLKSRGAYKAINLDGGGSTSMMIREPGIHSLKYTNLPRENRLISNSIMITNKMPYTFDIENFYFHDSPKINSNESKKLNFVCYDKNFNPIDVYMLPNLKLSSNVGYFDSNYIFHPINIPSKGTITIEVNNVIKTYDIEIK from the coding sequence ATGGGAAAACAATTTAATCACCAAAATATTAATTATATTGAAATGGATTTAAACCTAATAAACCAAACATACTCACTCATGTGTCATAAATCTCAAAACATAACAAATGGAAAATCCACATTAAATGATCAAGTTAATCAAGAACAAAAAAATGGAAATAATATAATCGGTGCAATCAATGGTGATTTCTTTAATATGTCAAGTGGTATTCCCGTATGTAGCAATTTAATAAATGGTGAAATTTTTTCAACCTCATTAACAAAAGATGAAGAAATAATGAGACCATGCTTTACAATATTTGAAAATAATCGTATTGATATAGACAACTATCATTTCACAGGATACATAAATTTAATAGATTCAAACTCCTATAAAACACAAATAAACATAGATTCAATTAACAGAAGTGACTATTTAGAAGATACTGTAAACATATTCAACTGCAAAGATAATGAAGCATCGACAATATTTCTACCAAACAATAAGGAAGATGCACTTATTATATCCATAATACCAAACAATAAAAACACTTCCTTTTACAATAAAAATTTAATATCAGGAAAAATCAAAGAAATAATAAACGATCCTCCAAACATCTATAAAATTAAAAATGATGAAATTATAGTAATTTCATACGACAAAAAAAAGGCACTATTTAATAATGCCTTTATCGATATGGATGTAGAAATAAATTTCGAAATACGAAAATCAAGTAACTATTCAACACCAAAAATTAAACATCTTCTAACAGGTCACGAATTTATACTCTACGATAACCAAATATTACCTCAAAATTATTTTTCAAGAACGTGGTCACAAGAATCGACTACTTCAAAAAACCACAGGACAGCTTTAGCACTCACAAATAGAAATACTCTTTTAGCCTTAACAGTTGACAAAAAAAATGATTTTAAAGGAATGTCGTTAGTAGAACTTGCCCATTTTTTAAAATCAAGAGGAGCATACAAAGCTATAAACTTAGATGGTGGTGGCTCAACATCAATGATGATTAGAGAACCTGGGATACATTCATTAAAATATACAAATCTCCCAAGAGAAAACCGTTTAATATCAAATTCAATTATGATTACAAACAAAATGCCCTATACTTTTGACATAGAAAACTTCTATTTTCATGATTCCCCAAAAATAAATTCAAACGAATCAAAAAAATTAAATTTTGTGTGCTACGACAAAAATTTCAATCCAATCGACGTATATATGTTACCAAATCTAAAACTTTCAAGCAATGTAGGTTACTTTGATTCAAATTATATATTTCATCCTATAAACATTCCATCTAAGGGAACAATAACAATTGAAGTGAATAATGTTATAAAAACTTATGATATCGAAATAAAATAA